Within Pecten maximus unplaced genomic scaffold, xPecMax1.1, whole genome shotgun sequence, the genomic segment GAAAATAGCACAATTTGGTAGAAGTCCATTGGATCAGCTaatgataaatgattaaaatcaatgaAACATTGTATAGACTTTAAAACAGTGTTTACTAAGTAAACCcgtaaatacatatttatataactcTTTTTACGGTATAGGGAGCGAGTCGCCAATTTCGAACCCTTTTCCCTATTTATAAAGAAGAATCGCCgtttattgaatatttaaacCTACATTTATTGTCGCTATAATAGGATAACACTAGCAAGTCAATAGTGGTACGTATACTTTTTCAGGGAACATTGAGGTAATGTTTTGTAAGATACGGGGGTGTCAGCGTcataatttgtatttcatttcacaaacaAACGTATCGTGGCCAACTTTAAACTTAAAAgctatttcatttaattcacTTTGCAAATTGAagtatagaaaaaaatacagcattaaaacaaatatacagcATATCAGGAGGACGAattataaaacttaaaaaaaataaaataaataaatacgtAAGATTTTGATAATGACAACATTCATTAGCTCTTAAACTAGAATatattctattttgatattCCTTTTTTTTCGACTGCCAGTTTTATACCATAAGTTTATGAGTATTTGATCTGATActacaaattttattttttcattaaaagttaaatttctttttgaaataaCCAATTACAATCACCTTAAACAGTTCTAAGGCATAACACTGAACAAAGATGTTAGACGTACGGAACTCTGCTGGAACCAGTTCCAATGGCATACATTATTAGTTATGATTTATACAATGGTCTATGCCTCATTACATCTACACGACTACCTACAGGATCCTACTGGTCACTCGTGTTTAACGCTGTTTGGACGTACAACACGTGGCAGCGAACGGGTTAACCAGGGATAGACACTCATTTCTTTTGGTGGACCCAAACGGTAAAAAAACGATACATTCGGAAAACCCGTTCATAAGATTTgttgtcatttatatataaacaaaaaaaaacaaaaacttccCTTGGGAAACACATGGGGCCAGTTTTCCTTGGGGGCCGTCCCAGCTGGTGTAGGGCCAGGGCACACTATATAAACGtaaattatccgacaccgtttggtgtcgctaaatTTGTTgggcaaaacaaaaaaaggggtgtgacataacactccTTCCATATATGGTAAGAGATTTTATCGAAACGGGGTCTATACGGGGAAAAAAACCCTATAGGGGACTaaagggggttttttggggggaaataaatatctcattttcCATTTATGGAAGTAGTGTTTTTCACAcccgattttttttatttgcccCAAAATTTacgacaccaaacggtgtcggtAATTCCTTTTTATGTTATGCGCTCTGTAGTgaggtgggggtggggggggggtggggggggggtggggggggggggtggggggggggtggggggtgggggggggggggggggggggggggtggggggggggggggggtggggggggggggggtgggggggggtgggggtgggggtgggggggggggggggtggggtgggggggggggtgggggggtgggggggggggggggtggtgggggggggtggggggggggggggtggggtgggggggtggggggggggggggggtggggggtgggtgggggggggggggggtggggggggggggtggggggggggggggggggggggggggtgggggggggggggtggggggggtgggggggggggggggggggggggggggggtggggggggtggggggggggggtgggggggtgggggggggtggggggggggggggtgggggtggggggggggggggtggggggggggggtggggggggggtggggggggggtgggggggggggggggggggtggggggggtggggggtggtgggggggtggggggggtgggggggggggggtgggggggggtgggggggggggggggtgggggggtggggggggggggggggggggggggggggggtggggggggggtggggggggtggggggggggggggggtggggtggggggggggggggggggggggggggggggtggggtggggggggggggggggtgggggggggggggggggggggggggtgggggggggggggggtgggggggggggggggggtgggggggggtgggggggggggggggggggggggtggcgggggggggtgggggggggtggggggggggggggtgggggggggggggggtgtgggggggggtgggggtgggggggggggggggtgggggggggggggggggtcgtgCGCGTGCGGTGTCGGTGCGCGTGGGGTGTCGGTGCGCGTGCGGTGCGGTGTCGGTGTCGCTGGCGTGGGTGTCGGTGCGCGCTGGGTGTGCGTTGCGCGTGCGGTTTCGTGCGCGTGCGGGTTGTCGGTGCGCGTGCGGGTCGTCGGTGCGGTGGCGTGGGCGTGCGGGTTCGGTGCGCGTGGGTGTCGGTGCGGTGCGGGTGCGGTGGCGGGGGTGTCGGTGCCTGCGTGGGTGCGGCCGGGGGCTGCGGGTGTGGGGGCGGGTGTGTGCGCGTGGGGGTTGTGGCGTGCGGGGTTTTGGGGGCTGCGGGTGTCGGTGCCGTGCGGTGCGGTGCGCGTGCGGTGTCGTGCCGTGGTTGTCGTGCCGGTGTGGGTGGTGTCGGTGCGGTGCGGTTCGGTGCGCGTGGGGGTGTTCGGTCGGTGCGGTGTGGTGCGGGCGGGGTGGTGCGCGTGGGTGTCGGTGCGCGTGGGTGTCGTGCGCGTGGTGTCGGTGCGCGTGCGGTTGTCGTGCGCGTGGGGGTGTGTCGCGTGGCGGGTTGGTGCGCGTGCGGTGTCGGTGCGCGTGGGTGTCGGTGCGCGTGCGGGTGTCGTGCGCGGGGGTGTCGGTGGCGTGGGGTGTCGTGCGCGTGGGGTGGGTGGCGTGGGGTTGTGGGTGCGGTGTCGGTTGCGGTGGGGTGTGGGGTGGGGTGTGGTGTGTGTCGGTGAGGTGCGGGTGTCGTCCGTGGGTGGTGGGGCGTGGGGGGTTTGTGCGCGTGCGGGTGTCGGGCGGCGGGTGAGTGGGTGTCGGTGCGCGTCGGGTGTTGTGCGCGGCGGTGTCGTGCGCTTCGGGTGTCGTGCGCGTGGGTGTCGGCGTGGGGTCGTGCGGGGGCTGCGCGTGCGGTGTCGGTGCGCGTGCGGTTGTCGCGTGCGCGTGGGGTGTCGGTGGCGTGGTGTTCGGGGCGCGTGGGGGTGCGTGCGGCGTGCGCGCGGGTGTCGGTGCCGTGGGGTGTCGTGCGGTGGGGTTTGCGCTGCGGGGTGTGCGTGCGGGTGTCGGTGCGCGCGGGTGTCGGTGCGCGCGGGGGGTCGGTTGGTCGGTCGCGTGGGGTGTCGGTGCGCGTGCGGGTGGTTGCGCGTGCGGGTGTCGTCCGTGCGGGTCGCTGTGGGGTTCGGTGCGCGTGGGTGGTGTGCGGTTGGTGTGGCGGGTGGGTGGTGGCGTGCGGGGGTCGGGGTGGGGGTGTCGGGACGCGGTTGTGGGGTGGGTGCGTGCGTGTGGACGGGGTGTCGGTGGCGTGGGGGTCGGTGGGGTGGGGTGTGGTGGCGCTGCGGTGTGTGTCGCTGTGGTGGTGGGTCTGGGGTGGGGGTCGGTTCGGTGGGTGGTCGTGCGGTGGGGTGTCGTGCGCGTGCGGTGTCGTGCGCGTGGGGTGTCGTTGCGCTGGGGTTGGTCGCGTGCGGTGTCGGCGCgtgggtgggtgggtgtggGTGTGTGGGGCTGTGGTGCGGTGCGGGTGTCGGTGGGCGTGGGGTGTCGGTGAGCGTGGGGGTGTGGTGGCGGGTGTGGCGTGCGGGTGTCGTGCGCGTGGGGTGTGGTGCGCGTGCGGGTGTGTGCGGTGTGGGGTCGGTGCGTCGGGGGGTTCGCGGTTCGCGTGCGGGTGTCGCTGCGCGTGGGGGTGTCGCTGCGTGTGTGCGGTTCGGGGTGGGGTGTCGGTGCTGGTTCGGTGCGCAGTGGGGTGTCGGTGCGCTGCGGTGGGTGCGGTGGGGGTGTCGGTGCGGGGCGGGTGTGGTCGCGTGGGTGTCGGTGCGCGTGCGGGTGTCCTTTCGCGTGCGGGTTCGCTGCGCGTGCGGGTGTCGGTGCGCGTGGGGTGTCGTGCGCGTGGGGTGTCGTGCGCGTGGGGTGTCGGTGCGCGGGGGTGTCGGTGCGCGTGGGGTGTCGGTGCGCGTGGGGTGGGGGCGGTCGGTGTGGTGCGGTGCGGGTGTCGTGCGGGTCGGTGTCGCGTGCGGTGTGCGGTGCCGTGCGGGTGTCTGCGCGTGCGGGTGTCGTGCCGTGGCTGGGTGGGGCGGGGTGCGCGCCGGGGTTGTGCGCGTGGGGCTGTTGTCGCGTGGGTGTGTGGTTGGGGGTGTGGGCTGCGGGTTTGGGGGTCTTTGGTGCGCGTGCGGGTGTCGGTGGCGGTGGCTGTCGGTGCGGGGGTGTGTGGTTGGTGTCGGGGGTCGTTCGTGCGCGTGCGGTGTGGTGCGCGTGGGTGTGTAGTGCGTGGGTGTCGGTGCGTGGTTGTGGTTCGCTGTGGGTGGGTGGGGCGGTGGGTGCGGTCGGGTGGGGTGTCGTTGCGCGGCGGGGTGTGGCGGGGTGTGCTGGGTGCGGGGTGGTCGTGGCTTGGGGTGTCGGTGCCTGGGTTGTGGTGCGCGTGCGGGTGTCGGTGGTGTGGGTGTCTGCGTGCGGGTGTCGGTGCGCGTGCGGGTGTGTTGCGCGTTGCGGTGTCGGGCGCTGTGGGGTGTTGTGCGCGTGGGGTGCGGCGCGTGCGGGTGTCGGGCTGGGGTCGGTGCCGTGCGGTCTGTCGGTGCGCGTGCGGGTGTCGGTGCCGTGCGGGTTTCGGTGCGCGGGTTTTTCGCGGTCGCTGGGGGTCGTTCGCGGGGGGTGTCGGTGCGCGTGCGGGGTGTCGGTGCGCGTGGGGTGTCGGTGGCGTGCGGGTGTCGTGCGCGTGGGGGTCGGTCGCGTGGGGGTGTGGTGCGCGTTGGGTTCGTGCGCGTGGGGTGTCTGTGGCGTGGGGGGTGTCGTGTGGTGTGCGGTGCGGGGTGTGTGC encodes:
- the LOC117320055 gene encoding proline-rich extensin-like protein EPR1, which translates into the protein GQRATTPQTRNRHPKRARDTRTRPDTPRAPHPRTAETDTPHAHDTRTRTDPHAAQPHRTHRTPRHNAPTPQPRHPPPHPTPRAPTPRTHPAPHTTRHPPRHRHPTRTNPTRTTPPRDRPPRARHPHATDTPRAPTPRTRTDTPRERPPATAKNPRTETRTAPTPARAPTDRTAPTPARHPHAPHPTRTTPHSARHRNAQHTRTRTDTRTQTPTPPTPARAPQPRHRHPKPRPPRTQHTPPHPAAQRHPTRPHPPPHPPTANHNHAPTPTHYTPTRTTPHAHERPPTPTTHPRTDSHRHRHPHAHQRPPNPQPTPPTTHPRDNSPTRTTPARTPPHPATARHPHAQTPARHRTPHATPTRTTPAPHHTDRPHPTRTDTPRAPTPPRTDTPRARHPTRTTPHAHRHPHAQRTRTRKDTRTRTDTHATTPAPHRHPHRTHRSAPTPHCAPNQHRHPTPNRTHAATPPRAATPAREPRTPRRTDPTPHTPARAPHPTRTTPARHTRHHTPTLTDTPRPPTPAPHHSPTHPHPPTHAPTPHATNPSATTPHAHDTARARHPTARPPTEPTPTPDPPPQRHTPQRHHTPPHRPPRHRHPVHTHAPTPQPRPDTPTPTPARHHPPATPTAHHPRAPNPTATRTDDTRTRNHPHAHRHPTRPTNRPPARTDTRAHRHPHAHPAAQTPPHDTPRHRHPRARRTHPHAPRTPRHRHPTRTRQPHAHRHRTRSPRTTPRRHPRARHPKRTTPPRTTPDAHRHPLTRRPTPARAQTPHAPPPTDDTRTSPTHTTPHPTPHRNRHRTHNPTPPTPRARHPTPPTPPRTTPARAPTPTRTDTARAPTRHATHPHAHDNRTRTDTTRTTPTRTDTHAHHPARTTPHRPNTPTRTEPHRTDTTHTGTTTTARHRTRTAPHGTDTRSPQNPARHNPHAHTPAPTPAAPGRTHAGTDTPATAPAPHRHPRAPNPHAHATAPTTRTRTDNP